The following coding sequences are from one Perognathus longimembris pacificus isolate PPM17 chromosome 13, ASM2315922v1, whole genome shotgun sequence window:
- the LOC125361972 gene encoding serine palmitoyltransferase small subunit A-like, with translation MAGLALSRAWKQMSWFYYQYLLVRALYMLEPWEWTVFNSMLVSVVGMPLYTGYVFMPQHIPAFLHYFEIVQ, from the coding sequence ATGGCTGGTCTGGCGCTGTCACGGGCCTGGAAACAGATGTCCTGGTTCTACTACCAATACCTGCTGGTCAGGGCGCTTTACATGCTGGAGCCCTGGGAATGGACTGTGTTCAATTCTATGCTGGTGTCGGTTGTGGGGATGCCTCTGTACACTGGGTATGTGTTCATGCCCCAGCACATCCCGGCCTTTCTGCACTACTTTGAAATTGTACAATGA